From a region of the Pirellulales bacterium genome:
- a CDS encoding cupin domain-containing protein encodes MNLQRIAISPGDGRSVSLGGMEVVFKVSGADTGGAFAIVEHPIDPGRLVLPHVHVREDEYSYVLQGTIGARVGDQEVIAGPGSYLFKPRGFMHTFWNAGPEPARLLEIISPAGFERYFAELAEAGDPDVRQELAIKYAVTYSSDWVEELASRYKLRLLGD; translated from the coding sequence ATGAACCTACAAAGAATTGCGATCAGCCCCGGGGACGGGCGCTCCGTTTCACTCGGCGGGATGGAAGTCGTTTTCAAAGTTTCAGGAGCAGACACCGGAGGTGCCTTCGCGATCGTCGAGCACCCCATCGATCCAGGGCGCCTGGTGCTACCACACGTCCACGTGCGTGAGGACGAATATTCTTACGTACTACAAGGCACGATCGGTGCCCGAGTCGGCGATCAGGAAGTCATTGCGGGACCCGGCAGTTATCTCTTCAAGCCGCGGGGGTTCATGCACACATTCTGGAACGCCGGTCCTGAGCCGGCGCGACTGCTTGAGATCATCTCGCCAGCAGGCTTTGAACGCTATTTCGCCGAACTTGCAGAGGCAGGAGACCCAGACGTCAGACAAGAATTGGCAATAAAGTATGCTGTGACCTACTCGTCCGATTGGGTCGAGGAACTTGCATCCCGATACAAACTGAGATTACTGGGGGATTGA